The uncultured Sphaerochaeta sp. genome includes the window GGTGTCCAGGTATTGACTGACCGTGACAATGGATTCATCACCCGTATCAAGGAATTGATCCCCAGTATCGAGTTGATCCCCACCAGATATGTCGACAATGACATCATCAAGGCTCTCTCCACCACTGAGGACCTGATCACCACCTATGGTAGTGACCTGATCGGTATCTTCGCAGACAACAACCACTCTGCTGACGGTGTCTCCCGTGCAATCGCAGAGCAGGGTCTGCACAACAAGATCATGGTAACTGCATACGACTCCGACCCAGAAGAAGTTGCAGCCATCAAGAGTGGTGCTATCAAGGCAATCATGGTCCAGGATCCGTACGGCATGGGATACAAGGGCGTCGATTCAGCAGTAAAGGCTATTGAAGGCGCAACCCTTCCTGAGTATGTCGATACTGGTGTAGTCGTTGTTGAGAAGCACAATGTCAACGATCCAGAAGCACAAGGCATTCTCGATCCGTTCACACTGAAAAAGTATTGATTAGTTCTCTGAACTGAAGTCTCTGGCTCCTCTCGATAGGAGGAGCTGGAGACATGTTTAGCTGTATAAAAGGAAGGAGGTCCGGAATGGAGACAAGACCATTCTTGGAATTGAAGGGAATATCCAAGCAATTTCCTGGAGTCAAGGCACTCGACAATGTGGATTTAACCATCTATCCCGGTGAGGTGCATGCCTTGGTAGGGGAAAATGGTGCGGGAAAATCCACTATCATCAAGATCATCATGGGCGTTTACCAAGAGGATGAGGGAACAATTTCTCTGGATGGGAAGCAGGTTACCATACCGAATGTTATTGAAGCAGACCGCTTGGGCTTGGCAGCCGTTTACCAGGATTTGACACTTGCTGCTGACCTTTCTATTGGGGAGAACTTCTTCATGGGACAATTTCCCCGGAAGAAGAACGGGATGATTGATTGGAACCATGTGTATTCCAAAACTGCAGAAACCTTGAAAGCCTTGAATGTGGATGTCGATCCAAGACTCCGCATCACCGAGCTTTCTCCTGCAATGCAGGAAATGGTTGCAATTGCAAAGACTGTTCACAAGAAATCGAAGCTGGTCATCTTTGATGAACCAACTGCCTTGTTGAGCAATGAAGAAGTAGAAATTTTGTTTGAGATCATCAAGAAGCTGAAAGCTTCCGGTATCTCTGTTATTTACATATCTCACCGCCTGGAGGAAATCTTTTCCATTTCTGACCGCGTTACGGTACTCAAGGATGGGCAGCATGTAAAGACTGTTCCTGTCAAGGATACAAACGAAGACCAGTTGATTTCCTACATGGTCGGACGTTCACTCTCTGACATGTACAATATCGAACACTATCCCAAAGGGGATGAGCTGTTGCGGGTTGAGGATCTGAATCGTGGTAAAGCACTGAAAAATATCTCCTTCTCTGTGAAGCAAGGAGAAATCTTTGGATTATTTGGCCTTGTCGGTTCAGGAAGAACCGAGGTTGTCAGGGCCATTTACGGGGCAGATACCATTGAGAGTGGAACTATCTATTTCAAGGGTCAGAAGGAAGTGATCAAACATCCTTCTAAGGCCATCTCCCTGGGGATTGGCCTGTTGCCGGAGGACCGGAAACACCAAGGTCTTGCCTTGAGCCAATCCATCAATCACAACATCAATCTGGCATCCTATAAAGCAATCTCAAAATTCAATTTCGTATTGGGAAAGAGAGAGCGTGAGCGTTCAGTGGAGTATGTAAACCAATTGAAGGTAAAGACACCTTCCATCCATCAGCTGGTAGGGAACCTCTCAGGGGGAAACCAACAGAAGGTGATTATTGCCAAATGGCTCTGCTGCGAGAGCAAACTGTTCATTTTTGATGAACCAACAGTAGGAATTGATGTCGGGGCAAAACAAGAGATCTATAAGTTGATCGAGCAATTGACGAAGGATGGGCATGCAGTCATTTTGATTTCCTCGTACCTTCCTGAGGTCATGGGGCTTGCCGATAGAATTGGGGTTTTGCATGAGGGATCAATGCCACACATTGTTGAACGAGAAGCATTCAGCGAGGAAACCTTGCTGAGATACGCATCAGGTTTGTGATTGGAAAGCAAGGAGATAGAGATGAAACTGTTATCGAAGAAAAATAATAAATTCAGGATCGCTGAAGGCAACCTGTTGGTAATTGTAATCGTATTGATGGTGATACTTTCGTTTGCAACGAAGAATTTTTTCACTGTCAATAATTTGAGGAATCTGGTTCGCCAAACCTCGGTCAACGGCATCATCGCTCTGGGGATGACCTTTGTCATCATCTCAGGAGGAATTGATCTGTCTGTTGGATCCGTGGTAGGGGTTGCCAGCATTGTTGTTGCGAAACTTCTGGTTGCAGGAATAGGAATATTCCCCGCTATCCTGATAGCTCTCTTGGTTTGTATGCTCCTTGGTACCCTTAATGGACTGATCATCCACTATGGTAAGGTGCCTCCTTTCATTGCCACCTTGGGAATGATGCAGGCAGCACGTGGTATTGTCATGTTGCTCTCCAATGCCCGTATGATCGCAGGGCTCCCAAAAAGCTTTACTGGCTTCGCACAGCTGGTGTTTATGGGCTTCCCCTCACTCTTCTTTGTTTGGTTCCTGGTCATTCTCGTAACCTTTGTAATTACCACCAAGACCATCTTTGGACGGAATATTTTTGCCTATGGAAGCAATATTGAAGCTGCAAGACTATCGGGAATCAACACCGCAAAGGTGACCGTGAGTGTGTATGCCATGAGTGGTTTGCTGAGCGGCATTGCCGGCATCCTTATGACCAGTCGTCTCGGTAATGGTATCCCCACTGCTGGGCAAGGGTATGAGATGGACGCAATCGCATCTGCTGTTGTTGGTGGAGCAAGTTTGAGTGGAGGCTCAGGAACCATCATCGGTACCGTTCTTGGTGCTTTGTTGATCTCCCTTATTCAGAATGGAGGCAACTTGCTGGGTATCAATGCTTTCATCCTGCAGATCATCGTTGGTGTCCTGATCGTAGCATCTGTTTGGTACGACCAGATCAGAAAAACCACAAAGAACTAAAAGGGGACGGTAATGAAGCGATATGTCTTGGCACATGACTTGGGGACCTCGGGTAATAAAGCAACACTGTTTGATGAGCAAGGAACATTGGTGGAGAGTAGGGTTACACCCTACAATATGGAGGTGTTCAACTCCAATTGGGCTGAGCAAGACCCTTCCATCTGGTGGAATGCTGTATGCTCTTCTTCCAGGGAAGTGCTCTCAACCATCAACCCCAAGGATGTTGTAGCCGTTTCCTTCAGCGGGCAGATGATGGGTTGTCTGCCTGTGGATAGAGAAGGAAAACCGCTGCACAATGCCTTGTTGTATTGCGACCAGAGGAGTACGGAAGAGGAGCAGGAGTTTATCCAGGCTCTTGGGTTCGACAAGATTTATCAGATAACCGGGCATCGGCCCAGTGCATCCTACTCCCTCACCAAGCTCCTATGGATCAAGAAACATCGTCCTGCAGTATATGAGAAAACCTACAAGGTACTCCAAGCAAAGGATTATATGAATTTTTTGCTCACCGGAGAGTATGCGACCGACTACAACGATGCCTCGGGAACCAATGCATTTGATCTTGCTTCCCTGGATTGGTCACAGGTAATCCTAGATGCAATGGGAGTTCCTGCTTCCTTGTTTCCAAAAGCCTATCCCTCCTCGACAAAGATAGGGGAGGTTCATCAAAGGGCAAGCGAGGAGACAGGAATTCCAGAGGGAACAGCAGTCATAGTTGGGGCTGGAGATGGAGGTTGCGCAAGCCTTGGTGCTGGATCTGTATCGTTTGGAAAACCTTATATGTATATGGGGTCTTCCTCATGGGTATCAATTGCCAGCAAACATCCTCTCTCCGATCCAGAAAAGATTGGTTTTACCTGGGCTCATCCAGTAGCTGGATTGTACCAACCGTGTGCAACGATGCAGACCGCAGGTGGATCACTCTCCTGGTTTGCAAAGACCTACCTTGGCAATGACAAGGGAAAGACACTGGATAGCATCAATGACCTTGCTCAGGAATCTGTTCCAGGGGCAAATGGACTTACCTTCTTGCCCTACCTCCTCGGGGAACGGTCCCCTTGGTGGAATACCAAGGCAAAAGGTGCATTTGTGGGTATGGATATCTCCACAACATTCCCTGATCACTGTCGAGCACTACTTGAAGGTGTGGCAATGAACCAGAAACTCAACTTTGCAGGTATGCTCTCCGAGATTCCTGACCGTAGGGTGATGTTCATAGGCGGAGGTGCCTTGAATACCTTCCTTAGACAGGTCCTCTCAGATGTCTTTGGTTGTGAGATTGTTGTACCTCAGTTCCTTACTGAGGCAACAAGCATGGGAGCGGCCTTGCTGGGCGGAGTGGGGTGTGGCCTTTATGAAGACTTTTCCATGATTGAGGTTATGAACCCAATCAAGGAAGTTGTGCAGCCAAATAAGGAAAACACAGCATTCTATGAAGAGTTGACAGGGCAATTCGCTGACCTGTATCGCAGTCTTGAGCCTTGGTTCAATCGGTAATGGAAGGGAGAAAGGGGCAAACGATGTATGACAGACTCATCCTATCGCATAATCTGGGAACAACCGGAGATAAAGCGGTAGTGTATGATGAAAAAGGAAATATCATAAGCTCCTGGCTCTCCCTCTATCGGGTGATCTATCGAGAGGGTAACAAAGTTGAACAGGACCCTGGCGATTGGTGGCGTGCTGTTTGTGAGTCCACAAAGAAGGTAATGCGGGGTATCAACGAGAAGTCAATCGCCGTTGTTACCTTCAGTGGCCAGATGATGGGTTGTCTCTGCCTCGACAAGGCCGGGGATCCCATTGGCAATGCAATCATCTGGGCGGATATGCGCTCCGATAAAGAGTCAAAACAACTGCTCAGTCAGATTGATGAAAAACTCTTCTTCCATATAACTGGGCATAAGATCAGTGCATCATATACGCTCAGTAAACTGCTTTGGATCATGCATAACCGTCCAGAAGCCTTTGCAAAGACTTCCAAGGTTGTCCAGGCGAAGGACTACATTGTTTTCAAGCTCACCGGAGAGATTGTAACAGACTACTCCGATGCATCAGGAACAAACCTCTTCAATCTTACCAAGCGGCAGTGGTCTCGTACCCTGACAAGCATAATTGGTCTCAATCCAAAGATACTCCCAGAGGCAATCCCTTCTACCCAGATTGCCGGCTACGTAACGATGGATGCATCCGTTGCTACAGGGTTGCTTCCAGGAACCCCTGTGGTCATTGGAGCAGGGGATGGCATTTGTGCCTCCTTGGGAGGTGGCTGCACCACGGAGGATGATGCATATCTCTATTTTGGATCATCAGCATGGATTGGAATGGTCAAGCCAACCCCATATTGGGAGCCAACGATGAGGACCTTCAACTGGTCATTTATCCAACCTGACCAGATTGCCCCTTGTGGTACCATGCAGGCTGCTGGTGCTTCCCTGGATTGGTTGAAAGATGAGTTGGCAAGGGAAGAGGTTACCCAATCGGAGCTTCAACGCAGTTATCCACAGCATCTGATCGAAATGCTGGTCACCCAATCGCCTCCTGGCGCCAATGGATTGCTCTTCCTTCCCTATCTTATGGGTGAGCGGAGTCCCTACTGGAATCCCCAGGCTCGAGGAGCCTTCATTGGACTGAAACGAAATACCCGTCGCTCGGATATGTTCCGCGCATGTTACGAAGGTGTAGCAATGAATTTGAAGATAATCTGGGAAGCGCTCAAACCGATCAATAAAGCCACGGAACTGGTGGTGATCGGGGGCCAGGCGAATAGTGATATCAACAAGCATATTATTGCCGATGCTTTCAATATTCCTGTTGTTTCCCATAACCATCTCAAGGACAGCAAGAATTTTGGCGCCGCAGTTATTGGGGGCTTGGGTATCGGGATGTATGAGAGTGCTGATGTGGTAAAGGACCTGCTTCATTATGAAAGACGTATTCTTCCCAACGAAGCAAATGTGGAGTTTTATGATCGCTATCTTCCCCTCTATGAACAAGCATATACAAGCTTGGTCGATTTCTACCAGAACCTCGACCAGTTTGCCAATACAAAGGAGAGTTGAGTATGAGTGGGCTATTGTCACAATTACAACATGCTGAGGTTGCTGAGACCATGAAGCGTTTTGGCTTCAAAATGGAAGATATTTTCCCTGGTATCGATGAACTGAAGGATAATCCGTACCGAAAACATACATGGATAGTGAAAGAGAACCATGGATATCTGGTAGTGAATGCAATTCCTGAGAAGGAGGACCAAGATCATCTCTTCTGGGAAGAGTGGTACGCTCATGCAGGAGAAGTCCACCACCATATCCTCTCGCTCTGGAAGCCTCATATGTATCATGAGATCTTTTCAGCTCCAGATTCTGATGACATCCATCCTCCCCAATGCTTCTCACGGAATTGGTACGTAGTAGAGGATGAGGATATGCGCTCCTTGTTGTTGCGGAGGTAGGAATGGAGTATCACTATTTTGGAAATACAGGGTTGCGTATGAGTGCCATTGCTTTCGGTACGCAGACCTTTGGTTGGAATATTGATGAGAAGGAGTCAAAGGGCCTGCTCGAGGAGTACACTCAGGCAGGGGGGAATTACCTTGATACTGCTGACTCCTACAACAATGGAGATTCGGAGAGGATTCTGGGTTCCTGGATCAAGGATATTGGTTCCCGAAGGGATGATTTGATTTTGGGCACCAAGGTGTTCTTCCCAACGGGTGAGGATGTCAATAATACCGGGGCAAGCCGAAAGCACATCCTGCACAGTGTGGAGTCCAGCCTTAGACGCCTCAATACCGAATACATTGATTTGCTGCAGATCCATTGTTTTGATAAAAGGACCCCCTTCGAGGAGACCTTAAGAACGCTGGATGATCTCATATCAGCAGGCAAGGTACGGTATCTTGGCGCCTCCAACTACACACCATCCGATCTGATGAAAAACCTTATGATCGCCCGATATACCCACAAGGAAGCTTTTGTCAGCCTTCAGTTGGAGTACAGCCTCCTTGTGCGAAGTCCTGAGTGGGAACTCATTCCGCTGTGCAAGAGAGAAGGGGTGGGTATGCTTGCCTGGTCTCCCTTGGCAGGAGGTTGGCTCAGTGGAAAATACCGAAGAGGAAAGGACATCCCCAAAAATAGTCGTGCAGGCAGGAAGGACCGGTGGGATGACCAAGCTGAACAACGAGGAAGTGACCAAGCCTATGACATTATAGATGTCTTGCATGAGATTGCTGAGGAGGTAGGGCACAGTGTTTCACAGGTAAGTATCAACTGGGTGAGACAGAATCCAGCAGGTATCATTCCTCTCATAGGAGCTAGGACTGTCAGCCAGCTCAAGGAGAATCTTGACTCACTGTCCTGGTCATTGAGTGATGATCAGATGAAACGGCTGAACGAAGTCAGTTCCATTGGAAAACCATCGCCTTACAGCTTTATTGAGCGATATACAAGGGAGTAGCACATGGCAGAACGTGTGACGGTAATTGGTAGTTTTGTAGTTGATCTTATGGCACGGTCCCCTCATATCCCGGTACAGGGAGAGACCGTAAAGGGAAGCATTTTCAAGATGGGGCCTGGGGGAAAAGGGTCAAACCAGGCAGTAGCTGCCCACCGCTCGGGTGGGGATGTGGTGCTGGTGACAAAAGTGGGAAACGATGTCTTTGGCATGGTTGCCAAGGATTTTTATGCTGGTGAGCAGATGGATAGCCGATATGTATTTGAGGACCCTGAGCTGGCAACAGGCATTGCCTTGATCATGGTTGATGAACATACCTCCCAGAACAGCATCACGGTTGTTCCTGGAGCTTGTGGTGCCATTAGCCAGGAGGAGATTCGGTCCATCGATTCAATCTTGGATGATACCAATGTCCTGGTGGCACAGCTTGAGACTAACCTTGATATTCTTCCCCCCGCAGTAGAGCGTGTGCATGCATCTGGTGGGATTGCTTTACTGAACCCTGCTCCAGCACCAGTAGAACCTCTGGATGATGAGTTTATCGGCATGTTTGACTTGGTAACTCCCAATGAGACTGAGGCATCCTGCCTGACGGGCATTGATGTTGTAGACCGTGAGAGTGCACATAAGGCGGCCTTGGCCCTGCAAGCAAAAGGAGTCAAGGATGTCATCATCACCATGGGCAAGATGGGGTGTTTCCTGCTCACTGCTGAACAGGAAGCTCTGATGTTTCCCACCATGGAAGTGAAGGTGGTTGATACCACCGGTGCAGGGGATGCGTTCAACGGAGGATTGGCTACAGCTCTCAGTAAGGGGAAGGATCTACGTCAGGCAATCTATTTTGCCACTGCCGTAGCATCTCTCTCCGTTACCAAGGTAGGTACTGCCCCTGCAATGCCCACCAATGATGAAGTGCAGCAGTTTCTTTCTACATTGGATCAAAAAGCATATTGGGAGCAAGTGAAATGATTTTGAGTAGAACTGCAGCAGAGGCTGTGCTCAGTACCACTGGGTCAGGAAACAAGGTTCGTTGGCTGGTGAGCAAGGAAGATGGCTCAACCAATTACGAGATGCGAGAGATCAGGATCCCTCCTGGTGGAAAGAGCAGTAACGGAAGTCATGAACACGAGCATGTGGTGTATGTGCTGCAAGGAAAAGGCAGAGTTGTTGGTCCGAAGGAAGAAAAGATCCTGCTTTCGGGTACTTCGGTATTCATTCCTGGAGGGGATGAGCATCAGTGGGTGAATGACTCAAAGGAAGAGGATTTGGTCTTTCTCTGTGTCATTCCATCGGGAAGTGAAGATTTTTTGAAGTGAGGAGCAAAATGGAATTTACAAGCGCCTGGGTCGATAGCAATGAACAAATTAGAATTGTGAGGAAAACACTGCCCAAACCGAAAGCGAATGAGGTGGTGGTCCGTATCAAGGCGTGTGGGATATGTGGGACTGATATCCACTTTGTAAAAGACCTTCCTGCAGGAACATTGACCCCACTTGGGCATGAGGTTGCTGGGTATATCCACGAAGTAGGATCACCCTTTCCCGGCTTGAACGTTGGGGATTCAGTGGTGGTTGAAAACAATATTGCCTGTGGAAGATGTGAACAGTGTCTGAACCAGAAGCCGCAAGCCTGTGAGAATATTTACAGTTACATGGATGACCAGGCAGGAATGGGACAATTCCTGGTAGTCCCCCGGGAGATGGTGATTCCCTATGAAGGACTCGATTATCCTGAAGCTACCCTTGCTGAGCCCATTACCGTTGCCCTCGATCTGAGTAGGGAGGCAGCTATAGAGCTCTTTGACGATGTCCTGATCATGGGACCTGGAATCATTGGCTTAAGCTGTATTAAGTTAGCTAAATTGCGTGGTGCTCGGAATGTGGTCATGGTAGGCCATCATCTTAATACTCCTCGTGGAGCCTATCGAGGGGAGGTTGCCAGACAACTCGGTGCCTCCCTGGTCATTGATAGCGCTAAAGCGGGGTGGAAGGACGAGCTCAAGCAACAGTTCCCCAAGCTGTTCAAACGTGTGATTGTCACCTCTCCTCCTGCAACGCTTGCCGATGGTATTGAGCTTGCCGGTTTCTGTAGCTCCATTGTCTATGACGGCATCGATTTCAAGCATGATCAGGTAACGTTCTCTGCAAATGATTTCCACTTCGCCAAGAAGCGTCTTATCGCCTCTCATGCCATTCCCAACTGGGGATTTCCCCAAGCATTTGAGCTGTTAAAGCAGGGCCATATTCCTAGTTCTCTCTTGCTGACCCATCGATTCACCATGGATGAGGTAGATGAGGCCTTTGCTGTATTTGGTAACAAGGAGGAGCAGGTTATCAAGCCAGTGATACTTATTGATTAGAGAAGGATAGCAGACCACCTCTTCAGGGGTGGCCTGCATACAGGTTAGTGGGGCAGTACACCCTTACGGATGATGATACATCCATATTTTACGATGGAGCCAGAGACCACTACTGCATATGCTCGTTTTGCTCTGTCATAGAACTCCTGGCGTTCGATTTTTTGGATTTTTGGTGTATCGGGCCAGTATTTGTCCAAGACTGCCTGGAACGATTTTTCCACTGCAGGGTCTGCGCTATCGCCTTCTGAGGGCTGCATCATCACAACCGGATCTTTGACATAATCATCAGGATTCATCAGTCGGAAGATACCATCAAGCAGGTCTTCTGCCTTGATTCCGTCAGCTCTGATACAACGGGAGGATCGAGTGTCTCCAGGATAGAACGCATCGACGATGACTATCTCATCACCATGACCCATTCTATCGAGTGCTTCCAGTAATTCTGGACCGATGTAAGGGGAAATACCAATCAACATGAGGCTGCTCCTTTTTTCTTCTCGCCTGGATAAAGACCAGACAAGATAGGTTTATGTCTCTAGTGTAAAACTGATTTAGCAGGATGTCAAATCATTATTATATAAAAAGTTAGCTGTCTTTCTACAGCCGATTGATTATGTCTTGGAGAATGCCAATGAAGCTTCTGGCCCTTGAAATAAGCACCACTTCCTCGAAAGCCCAATACCTCGATACCTGTTTGGGTGAATCGACATTGCTTGTTGAGCGAAATCCTTCCTCAAGTGATGTAGTGGTTGTGTGTATGCATGCCATACAACTAGGAAGAAGAGCTGCACAAGGGAGAGAGGTAGACCGAATTACCACCGCGGGAACGTGGCACAGTCTGGTGGTATGCGATTCGTCAAATGTACCCTCTCAACCACTCTCAGATTGGACGGATGTCTCGAATCGAGCATTCTGTTGGGAGCTTAGGAAGCATGCTTCCTTTGTAGAGGAATACTACCAGGATAGTGGCGCAATGGTGCATGCGATGTACCCGTTCTTCAAACTCCTGAAACAGAGAACAGATGGAATTGTCCTAACTGATCGACACGTAGGTTCTCTCGCAGGATACCTCCACTATCTCCTCACTGGTACGGTCAAGGAGACTGCTTCAATGCTCAGTGGGATGGGATTACTCTCGACCTCAGCAGTTGATCTTCATCCAATGGCGAAAGCCCTGGGTTGTACCATATCCCCTATTTGCGATTGGAGAGACAGCAGTACGCTCAGCAATCAAGGTTCAAGATTGCTGGGATTGACCGAAGGTATTCCGGTGCTTCCTCCTCTCCCTGATGGAGCGTTGAACCAAGTAGGGTCAAGAGCAGAAGAGCCAGGTATCATGACCCTTTCCATGGGTACCAGTGGGGCGATGAGAATGGTAATCCCACAACCTTGGTTCTCTCCTAATCACTCCACTTGGTTGTACCGTAGTGTGGATGATGAGTTCCTGCTTGGAGCTGCAACAAGCGGCTGTTCCAACTGTGTGGACTGGTACAAGGAGCAATCCTTTCATCCAGATATCTCATACGCTCAGATTGAAAGTTCACTAAGGGAAAATGAGAATACCCCAATATTCCTTCCATTCCTGGTGGGAGAGCGCTGTCCTGGGTGGGATGACACCCGTATTGCAAGTTTCCATGATGTACAAGAGTCCATGACAACAAGTGCCTTCTACCAAGGTGTCTTGCAGGGAGTTGTTGCCAATCTCTATCAGTGTTATGAGGAACTTCTGAAGAGTGGGCATATCCCTGAAACTATTAAGCTCTCTGGTGGGGTGTTGCACTCCTCCTTCTGGAAGCAACTCTGTTGCAATTATTTTGACACCCCGATGCAAGAGGATATTCAGGAGCAGGCATCACTGTACGGCGCACTAATTCTAGCTGCCCGTTCCTCTGGCGAAACGCTGAGAGAAGCTGATCAAGAGAAAGCCCGTATTTTGAATCCAGTACCAGAGACAAGAGCATACTATACAAGACACTTTGAACAATACCGATATTGGTATGAAAAGACAAAGAAATATATTACGAGAGAAAGGAGCATATGATGAGTTCATTTCTAGTATTGATAACCGCCCGTTCATTTGGGAGTTCAGATGAGAAAGCTTGGGAGCTGTTGCGCTCCCATGGATGTGAAGTCCGACATATAAAAGCGACAGAGACAGAAAGTGTTACTGATCAGCTACATCGGCAGATAGCAGAAGCCGATGGAATAATCGCAGGACTGGAAGCCTATGATCAAGCGCTCCTGAGCAAAGCAAAGAAACTGAAGGTTATTTCACGCTACGGGGTAGGATATGACGCGATAGATCTCGAGTATGCAAGAGCGCGAAACATACAGGTCACCATAACTCCGGGAGCAAATGGGGACTCTGTGTCTGATTTGGCAGTCACACTGATGCTCTCAGCTGCCAGGCATGTTCCCTATATGGACCATCAGATGAAGATGGGTGAAACGAAGCGTCCCATCGGTGTGGAAATGTGGAGAAAGACGCTTGGTGTCATCGGAACAGGGAGAATCGGGGCAGGGGTGGTTAAGCGTTGCAAGGGTTTTGAGATGGAGATTCTCTGCCATGATGTATATGAGAATGAGGAACTGAAGCAACACTATGGAGCTCGGTATGTCGATTTTGCCACGCTGGCGAGCAAGAGTGATTTCATTTCCATCCATACGCCTTTAACAGAAGAGACAAAGAATTTATTCAATGCAGAGGTGTTTGCGAGCATGAAAAGAAGAGCGGTGTTGGTCAATACTGCGCGAGGTGGAATCATAGATGAGGAAGCGTTGGCGGTTGCTCTTGAAACTGGCCAGATTGGTGCTGCTGCTTTGGATGTCAGCGCTCAGGAGCATCCTGAGTCGGGACCGCTCGCAACCCTGCCTTCCTGTATCCTGACTCCTCATGCTGGAGCAGCAACCTATGAGGCATCTAGCAATATGAGTCTTATGGCCTCCCGGAATCTTCTTGATATCCTTGAAGGCCATGATTGTGACTACTGTGTAAGTTGAATGGTTAAGCCTTGATCAGGTGAACGGCGAATCCGCTGAGCTCCTGCTCAAGGTAACATACCTTGATCTTGCCCTTTGCATCGCGTGCGATGGTCTCCTCGTTCACGGAGAAGCCGAACTGGGAGAGGTAGGAGAGGGTGCGCTCGATGGAGAAGCACCTGAATCCGATGTGGCCCATCTTCCCCAGGTACTGCTTGGGCAACACCTCGATGGTGGTGTCCAGGAAGGTGGAACTGCTGCCACTCTTTTTCACCATGCCCAGTGCCTCCAGGCCCTTGATGGTCTTCTCGGCCTCTGCTGCATCCTGGTTGTTGATGCCCATGTGTGCGAACTCCAGTCCCTGGAGGGTACGCACCGCCTCCCTGCTCAGGTCCTCTATCGCCTGCCAGTCCTCCGCCTCGATGAGGTCGGCCTTGACCATCCAAGATCCGCCTACTGCCAGGACATTGGGCTGCCGGGCATAGCTGGCAAGGTTCTTGGTGCTGATGCCGCCGGTGGGCATGAAGAGGAGGTCGGGGAAGGGCCCTGCAAAGTTCTTGAGCATGTCCACGCCCCCGCTCACCTCGGCGGGGAAGAACTTGAGGGTGGTGAGCCCACGGCTGATGCCCGCCTCGATGTCGCTGGGTGTGCACACACCCGGGACGATGGGGATGTTGTTCTCCAGTGCCCAGTCCACGACGGTGGGGTTGAATCCCGGTGAGACGAGGAACTTGGCCCCGGCTGCCACTGCCTTCTTTGCATACTCGAGGTTGGTCACCGTGCCTGCTCCCACGAGCATCTCGGGGTAGGCCTTTGTGATGCGCTTGATCGCCTCCTCTGCCGCTTGGGTGCGGAAGGTGACCTCTGCACAGGGCAGGCCGCCTGCGATCAGGGCTCCTGCAAGGCCCTCGGCCTTGCTGGCATCATCGATCTTCACCACCGGTACCAGGCCGATCGTATGGATTTGTTCAAATAGTGCTTCATGCATAGGGTTGCTCCTTATTGGATAAGTATTATGAGTCGATATAGCCTTTTCTGAAGGCTTGCAAGTCAATGTTATAGC containing:
- the eda gene encoding bifunctional 4-hydroxy-2-oxoglutarate aldolase/2-dehydro-3-deoxy-phosphogluconate aldolase — translated: MHEALFEQIHTIGLVPVVKIDDASKAEGLAGALIAGGLPCAEVTFRTQAAEEAIKRITKAYPEMLVGAGTVTNLEYAKKAVAAGAKFLVSPGFNPTVVDWALENNIPIVPGVCTPSDIEAGISRGLTTLKFFPAEVSGGVDMLKNFAGPFPDLLFMPTGGISTKNLASYARQPNVLAVGGSWMVKADLIEAEDWQAIEDLSREAVRTLQGLEFAHMGINNQDAAEAEKTIKGLEALGMVKKSGSSSTFLDTTIEVLPKQYLGKMGHIGFRCFSIERTLSYLSQFGFSVNEETIARDAKGKIKVCYLEQELSGFAVHLIKA
- a CDS encoding phosphoglycerate dehydrogenase, with protein sequence MSSFLVLITARSFGSSDEKAWELLRSHGCEVRHIKATETESVTDQLHRQIAEADGIIAGLEAYDQALLSKAKKLKVISRYGVGYDAIDLEYARARNIQVTITPGANGDSVSDLAVTLMLSAARHVPYMDHQMKMGETKRPIGVEMWRKTLGVIGTGRIGAGVVKRCKGFEMEILCHDVYENEELKQHYGARYVDFATLASKSDFISIHTPLTEETKNLFNAEVFASMKRRAVLVNTARGGIIDEEALAVALETGQIGAAALDVSAQEHPESGPLATLPSCILTPHAGAATYEASSNMSLMASRNLLDILEGHDCDYCVS